The Nasonia vitripennis strain AsymCx chromosome 1 unlocalized genomic scaffold, Nvit_psr_1.1 chr1_random0002, whole genome shotgun sequence genome has a window encoding:
- the LOC107981808 gene encoding uncharacterized protein F54H12.2-like: MAYLHACSGEGKKSELDLVTLPLTQTSIESSAYLYYKPISSLSDDGDSPLEFLIPSSTDHYTDLAHTMLHLTVQILPASDTPSENLKVGPFHRQTMRIHIEPTYRVETLLNYVAPAMRAHLTSALWSIDTADAMDAAPNLDRNADGANQCLINRHLYCDVFNQPKFLINGVDVRVRLVRSKDTFCLNDWSDNGKFSVHIKKATLIVRRAKISPGILLAHANALAKTTAKYPLRRAEVKSFTLHSGILGDTLDNVILGQLPKRIILGFVKNKAFQFSTL; this comes from the exons atggCGTATCTACACGCGTGCAGCGGCGAGGGAAAGAAGAGCGAGCTAGATCTCGTTACTCTTCCTCTCACTCAAACATCCATCGAAAGTAGCGCTTATCTCTACTACAAACCCATTTCGTCGCTCAGCGACGATGGTGACTCACCCTTGGAATTTTTAATTCCAAGTTCAACCGATCACTACACCGATCTCGCGCACACCATGTTGCACCTGACCGTTCAAATACTACCAGCTAGTGATACACCCAGCGAAAATCTCAAAGTTGGCCCT TTCCACCGCCAAACAATGCGTATCCATATAGAGCCTACATACCGTGTAGAAACGCTGCTAAATTATGTGGCACCTGCTATGCGCGCTCATCTCACGTCTGCTTTGTGGAGCATCGATACCGCCGATGCCATGGATGCCGCGCCAAATTTAGATCGTAATGCTGATGGTGCGAATCAATGTCTCATTAACAGACATTTGTATTGTGACGTTTTTAATCAACCGAAATTCCTGATCAACGGTGTAGACGTGAGAGTAAGATTGGTCCGTAGCAAAGACACCTTTTGTCTCAACGACTGGTCCGACAACGGAAAATTTTCGGTGCACATCAAGAAAGCCACACTGATCGTGCGTCGTGCCAAGATAAGCCCGGGTATTTTACTAGCGCACGCGAATGCTCTTGCTAAAACAACAGCCAAATACCCCTTAAGAAGGGCCGAAGTCAAGTCCTTTACGCTGCACAGCGGTATACTCGGCGACACCCTGGACAACGTTATACTAGGACAGCTACCCAAAAGGATAATCCTGggctttgttaaaaataaagcctTTCAATTTTCGACACTTTAA